In one Echinicola marina genomic region, the following are encoded:
- a CDS encoding IPT/TIG domain-containing protein has product MINIKWGRYTLNLVLALLIGLFYSCQVEEEGLDIGEAFDPSQPVVVSNFTPSSGGAGQRLVIYGKNFGNDKDIVSVFIGGKEATVINVKGDALYCLVPRQAFGGEIEVRVGGEGREVTGNSSKDFNYQRKMVVSTLVGYKNDRGDEPWKDGKFKADDPIDMASGFWEPSFFKFDPLNPKHLWAVFDFNNGLYLIDLEDSTVTKKRSDFDRPRSIDFTLDGQYMIIAEDRGGENDRATYRLSRDKDWQDREVMTRYRQCNGAAVHPINGELYFNSYEKGQFFRFDLNKYFSEGLGVKDYETLFVVQDPGWEYKIFMHPTGNYAYIMVINQHYILRVDYNWEKKQFNQPYLVCGQLRGAGYQDGVGSDVRLRNPYQGVFVKNEEYAAEGKPDEYDFYFTDQYNHCIRKLSPQGSVTTFAGRGSSSINPDPWGYVDGDLREEARFDRPSGLAYSEEDKAFYVGDQMNHRIRKIALEEMDEEESGEEED; this is encoded by the coding sequence ATGATAAATATAAAATGGGGCCGCTATACACTGAACTTGGTGTTGGCCTTGCTAATTGGGCTATTTTATAGCTGTCAAGTTGAGGAAGAAGGGCTTGATATAGGAGAGGCCTTTGATCCATCCCAACCTGTAGTGGTGTCCAATTTCACACCTTCTTCTGGAGGGGCAGGACAGCGACTTGTTATTTATGGTAAGAACTTCGGAAATGATAAAGATATCGTTTCGGTATTTATAGGTGGAAAAGAAGCCACAGTAATCAACGTAAAAGGGGATGCCTTATACTGCTTGGTTCCCAGACAAGCTTTTGGAGGTGAAATAGAAGTACGTGTAGGAGGCGAGGGCCGAGAGGTTACGGGAAATTCCAGCAAGGATTTTAACTATCAGCGAAAAATGGTTGTGTCCACTTTGGTAGGATATAAAAACGACCGTGGAGATGAACCCTGGAAAGATGGTAAATTTAAGGCCGATGACCCAATTGATATGGCAAGTGGTTTTTGGGAGCCCTCTTTTTTCAAATTTGATCCACTCAATCCTAAGCACCTATGGGCTGTATTTGATTTCAATAATGGATTGTATTTGATCGATTTGGAAGATAGTACGGTAACCAAAAAACGTTCTGATTTTGATCGGCCAAGAAGTATTGATTTTACCCTTGATGGCCAGTATATGATCATTGCCGAAGATAGAGGCGGAGAAAATGACCGGGCGACCTACCGATTGTCCCGTGATAAAGATTGGCAGGACAGGGAAGTAATGACCAGGTACAGACAGTGTAATGGAGCTGCTGTCCACCCTATCAATGGAGAGCTTTATTTCAACAGTTATGAGAAAGGCCAGTTTTTCCGTTTTGACCTGAACAAGTATTTCAGCGAAGGATTGGGAGTCAAAGATTACGAGACCTTGTTTGTAGTACAAGATCCAGGATGGGAGTACAAGATATTTATGCATCCTACGGGCAATTATGCATATATCATGGTCATCAACCAGCACTATATTCTTCGAGTAGATTATAATTGGGAGAAGAAACAGTTTAATCAACCTTATCTGGTCTGCGGTCAGTTAAGAGGAGCAGGTTACCAAGATGGTGTAGGTTCTGATGTTCGCCTAAGAAACCCCTATCAAGGCGTGTTTGTGAAAAACGAAGAATATGCGGCTGAGGGCAAACCAGATGAATATGATTTCTATTTTACAGACCAGTATAACCATTGTATCCGTAAGCTGAGCCCACAAGGTAGTGTGACCACATTTGCCGGTAGGGGAAGTTCTAGTATCAATCCTGACCCATGGGGTTATGTAGATGGCGATTTGAGGGAAGAAGCCAGGTTTGATAGACCATCTGGTCTTGCCTACAGTGAAGAGGATAAAGCCTTCTATGTCGGTGATCAGATGAATCATAGGATTCGTAAGATTGCTCTTGAGGAGATGGACGAAGAGGAGTCAGGTGAAGAAGAAGACTAA
- a CDS encoding glutaminase family protein → MKRVKRVKQAIAKITLGLGLMIGTETLAQDALRAPAYPLITHNPNLSIWSMNDQLNQESPKHWTTAEHGLLGLIKVDGKPYRFLGKESKVFNAVLPTTDQRDYSMRYTEKAPKPGWEQVSFDDSAWEKGKAPFTDRRDVDGTFWKTDDLWLRRSFDLKDSENLEELFLKIRHDDNIKVYLNGQQVYQLKGFIHRYDYIEIPQNIKKSLKEKGNVLAVHIRNTGGGRWLDLGLAEGVVQPEMEQLTAAVQTGVHLSATQTQYEFDCGDVALTVNFMSPLLLDDLDLLARPISYITTEVKSKDGKDHDVQIALGVSSDLAVHQPSQEVAASRYQDGELDIMKAGTVEQNVLGRKGDDVRIDWGHLYVATVKSENTQHWLNSGGNILGTWDKSHSTSQDLQSRGIMLNTTVDMGNIGSKAKEQLFLLGYDEELAIQYFGKDLKPWWKTAEGGSFEALLGKAADEYRSIAKRCEAFDKKMYKETLKAGGEKYADMCVLAYRQAIAAHTLVESPEGELLFMSKENNSNGSINTVDVTYPSAPLFLHYNPDLMKGMLNGIFHYSESGRWKKPFPAHDLGTYPIANGQTYGEDMPVEEAGNMLLLTAAIVDQENDPAYAKKHWEVLTVWAEYLRKSGFDPANQLSTDDFAGHLARNANLSVKAILALAAYGKMAGTMGEKDVEADYINEAREMAKKWMKLADDGDHYSLAFETPGTWSEKYNLVWDEILDLNVFPEEVADKEIAYYLTKQEKYGLPLDSRKTYSKSDWVFWTASLADNEADFKALIAPMWKYANETQNRVPISDWHETTDAHVMNFRARSVVGGYFIKLLY, encoded by the coding sequence ATGAAACGAGTAAAAAGAGTAAAGCAAGCAATTGCAAAGATCACCTTGGGTTTGGGCTTAATGATAGGTACGGAGACTTTGGCGCAGGATGCGCTTAGGGCACCGGCCTATCCATTGATTACCCATAATCCCAATCTAAGTATCTGGTCGATGAACGACCAGCTAAACCAAGAATCTCCAAAACATTGGACAACAGCCGAACATGGGCTTTTGGGGCTGATAAAGGTGGATGGGAAACCCTATCGCTTTTTAGGCAAAGAATCCAAGGTATTCAATGCCGTGCTTCCTACTACTGATCAGCGTGACTATAGTATGCGCTATACTGAAAAAGCCCCCAAACCCGGATGGGAACAAGTAAGTTTTGATGACAGTGCATGGGAAAAAGGAAAGGCTCCTTTTACAGATCGCCGTGATGTGGATGGTACTTTTTGGAAAACTGATGATCTATGGTTGAGAAGAAGTTTTGATCTGAAGGACAGTGAAAACTTGGAAGAACTATTCCTGAAGATTAGGCATGATGACAATATCAAGGTTTATCTCAATGGACAACAAGTCTATCAATTGAAAGGATTTATTCATCGCTATGATTATATAGAAATTCCCCAAAACATTAAAAAAAGCCTTAAAGAAAAAGGCAATGTGTTGGCAGTGCATATTAGAAATACAGGTGGTGGAAGATGGTTGGATCTAGGATTGGCAGAAGGAGTGGTCCAGCCTGAAATGGAGCAGCTGACTGCAGCTGTGCAGACAGGAGTCCATCTTTCAGCCACCCAAACCCAGTATGAATTTGATTGTGGTGATGTAGCCTTGACCGTGAATTTCATGTCTCCTCTGCTATTGGATGACCTGGACCTTCTGGCAAGGCCGATTTCTTATATTACCACGGAAGTCAAAAGCAAAGATGGCAAAGACCATGATGTCCAGATTGCCCTTGGCGTGTCTTCAGATTTGGCGGTCCACCAGCCTAGCCAAGAAGTTGCTGCTTCTAGGTATCAGGATGGGGAATTGGATATCATGAAAGCAGGCACGGTTGAGCAAAATGTTTTAGGAAGAAAGGGAGATGATGTGCGCATTGACTGGGGTCATTTGTATGTGGCTACTGTAAAAAGTGAAAATACCCAGCATTGGTTAAATAGCGGTGGCAATATATTGGGAACTTGGGATAAAAGCCATTCTACAAGTCAAGACCTTCAGTCTAGGGGGATCATGTTGAATACAACAGTGGATATGGGGAATATTGGTTCCAAAGCGAAGGAGCAATTGTTTTTGCTTGGTTATGACGAAGAACTCGCTATTCAGTATTTCGGGAAAGACCTGAAGCCTTGGTGGAAAACCGCTGAAGGTGGAAGTTTTGAAGCTTTATTAGGAAAAGCAGCAGATGAGTATAGAAGCATTGCTAAGCGATGTGAAGCTTTTGATAAAAAGATGTACAAAGAAACGCTAAAAGCCGGCGGAGAGAAATATGCAGATATGTGTGTTTTGGCCTATCGTCAGGCCATAGCTGCCCATACCTTAGTGGAAAGTCCAGAAGGGGAATTGCTGTTCATGTCCAAAGAAAACAATAGTAATGGTTCCATCAATACCGTGGATGTTACCTATCCTTCAGCCCCACTTTTCCTGCATTATAATCCGGATTTGATGAAAGGGATGCTGAATGGGATATTTCATTATTCAGAAAGTGGCAGGTGGAAGAAACCTTTTCCTGCCCATGATCTAGGTACCTACCCAATAGCTAACGGACAAACTTACGGGGAAGACATGCCGGTGGAAGAGGCTGGTAATATGCTCCTGTTGACAGCAGCAATAGTGGATCAGGAAAATGATCCTGCTTATGCCAAAAAGCATTGGGAGGTATTGACCGTTTGGGCAGAGTACCTGAGGAAAAGTGGCTTTGATCCCGCTAATCAGCTTTCTACAGATGATTTTGCAGGCCATTTGGCAAGGAATGCCAATCTTTCTGTTAAAGCTATATTGGCATTGGCCGCTTATGGGAAAATGGCCGGAACGATGGGAGAAAAAGATGTCGAGGCGGATTATATCAATGAAGCTAGGGAAATGGCCAAAAAATGGATGAAGTTGGCCGATGACGGTGACCATTATTCCTTGGCTTTTGAAACACCAGGCACTTGGAGTGAAAAGTATAATTTGGTTTGGGATGAAATCCTGGACTTAAATGTATTTCCTGAAGAAGTGGCTGATAAGGAAATTGCTTATTATCTGACCAAGCAGGAGAAATATGGCTTGCCTCTGGACAGTAGAAAAACCTATTCCAAATCAGATTGGGTATTTTGGACAGCTTCCTTGGCTGATAATGAGGCCGATTTCAAGGCTTTAATTGCTCCTATGTGGAAATATGCCAATGAAACCCAAAACAGGGTGCCTATTAGTGATTGGCACGAAACTACGGACGCCCATGTGATGAATTTCAGGGCCAGGTCTGTAGTAGGAGGTTATTTTATCAAATTGCTTTATTAA
- a CDS encoding basic secretory family protein: protein MNIKRLSLALVMSSMTVFGLYAKGEVEDKEVIKKGKYTLTFINQDHDLDETVKEGLIKTFFKVYPKMVKDFNHEATKLVTVTIDTAYNGVAYAHNGKITIASQWLDKKPEDLDVITHEGMHLVQAYPGGSGPGWLTEGIADYVRYAYGVDNEGAGWSLPDFDSKHHYKNSYRITARFLLWINQNFEGDFVKRMDEKMRNKEYTASLWNLYTGKSLEELWEEYANDPKVKI, encoded by the coding sequence ATGAACATCAAAAGACTAAGCCTAGCCCTTGTAATGAGTAGCATGACTGTATTTGGGCTATACGCCAAAGGAGAAGTAGAGGACAAAGAGGTTATTAAAAAGGGCAAGTATACCTTGACTTTTATCAATCAAGATCACGATTTGGATGAGACTGTGAAGGAAGGGTTGATCAAAACCTTTTTTAAGGTCTACCCGAAGATGGTCAAAGACTTCAACCATGAGGCAACTAAATTGGTCACAGTGACGATTGATACAGCCTATAATGGGGTGGCCTATGCCCATAATGGGAAGATTACTATCGCTTCGCAGTGGTTGGACAAAAAGCCTGAAGATCTGGATGTAATCACCCATGAGGGGATGCATTTAGTGCAGGCATATCCCGGAGGATCTGGTCCAGGCTGGCTTACTGAGGGAATAGCTGATTATGTTCGTTATGCCTATGGTGTGGATAATGAGGGTGCTGGCTGGTCCTTACCTGATTTTGATAGCAAGCATCATTATAAGAACAGCTATAGAATCACAGCCAGATTTTTGCTTTGGATCAACCAGAATTTTGAAGGGGATTTTGTCAAGCGTATGGATGAAAAAATGCGAAACAAGGAATATACGGCATCGCTTTGGAATTTGTACACGGGCAAGTCCCTAGAAGAGCTCTGGGAAGAATATGCCAATGATCCTAAAGTGAAAATATGA